One segment of Thermogemmata fonticola DNA contains the following:
- a CDS encoding YncE family protein yields the protein MLSRLLVLGVLAAAVTGVAVGSVLREAQGLPGVRGLAAVTSPALGSLPVVAQKKKGVPGISFPPRLPQDQTVAVDTSEEFLQAPPGLAKEVRIARTPPTVEFLYFPGQTYEGKPWSNWGDSLCAQGKYYASIGDHLAPQGNAFVYEYDPEKRQFRLLVDVRQLLKLPEGHYTPGKIHSRLDLGSDGWLYFSTHRGSTQVTNDTYHYKGDWILRVQPATGQAEVVVQGPVPKHCIPCSVLDPKRMIFYGGTVAGAAQQEKDIRFFAYDVRQRKLIYSGPHGPSRAMIWASSTGRVYYNPDGDPQTVVRWDPDKGTAPEKIAAAFGIRAATQETPQGYVYAVSQGQKGHQAQLYALDTRTEQVEALGSAAVASQQYITSLDADPTGRYLYYIPGAHGSSDADGTPIVQFDTRTRQKKVIAFLHPFYQRKYGVSLRGTYSSAIDEKGEKLYITWNASRGSRAWDCCALTVVHIPPSERP from the coding sequence ATGCTGTCCCGCCTGCTAGTGTTAGGTGTGCTGGCCGCTGCTGTGACGGGGGTTGCCGTGGGGAGCGTGCTGCGGGAGGCCCAGGGTTTGCCCGGCGTGAGGGGTCTAGCTGCTGTGACGAGTCCCGCTCTAGGGTCTCTGCCGGTCGTCGCGCAGAAGAAAAAGGGGGTGCCGGGAATCAGCTTTCCGCCCCGCCTGCCGCAGGATCAGACGGTGGCGGTCGACACGAGTGAGGAGTTTCTCCAGGCGCCTCCGGGTTTGGCGAAGGAGGTGCGGATTGCACGCACGCCGCCGACGGTCGAGTTCCTGTACTTCCCCGGCCAGACCTATGAGGGCAAACCCTGGTCGAACTGGGGCGATAGCCTCTGCGCTCAGGGGAAGTATTACGCTTCGATAGGCGATCATCTGGCTCCCCAGGGGAATGCCTTTGTTTATGAGTACGATCCGGAAAAGCGACAATTCCGCTTGCTGGTCGATGTGCGACAGCTTCTCAAACTGCCGGAAGGCCACTATACGCCGGGGAAAATCCACAGCCGCCTCGATCTGGGCAGCGACGGCTGGCTTTATTTCTCCACGCATCGTGGCTCGACGCAGGTGACGAACGACACCTACCACTACAAGGGCGATTGGATCCTTCGCGTGCAGCCGGCGACTGGGCAGGCCGAGGTTGTTGTCCAGGGACCAGTTCCCAAGCACTGTATTCCCTGTAGTGTTCTGGACCCAAAGCGGATGATCTTTTATGGGGGAACCGTAGCCGGGGCTGCCCAACAGGAGAAGGACATCCGCTTCTTCGCTTACGATGTCCGGCAGCGCAAGCTGATTTATTCTGGGCCCCATGGGCCTTCGCGCGCCATGATCTGGGCTAGTTCTACCGGGCGGGTTTACTACAATCCTGATGGCGATCCGCAAACCGTGGTGCGTTGGGACCCGGACAAGGGGACAGCGCCGGAAAAGATCGCCGCGGCCTTCGGCATCCGGGCGGCTACCCAGGAAACGCCGCAAGGGTATGTCTATGCGGTCTCCCAAGGACAAAAAGGACACCAGGCCCAGTTGTATGCCTTGGACACCCGGACGGAGCAGGTCGAGGCGCTCGGTTCTGCCGCCGTCGCCAGCCAACAGTACATCACCTCGCTCGATGCAGATCCCACAGGACGTTACCTCTACTACATTCCCGGCGCTCACGGCAGCAGCGATGCCGATGGCACGCCGATTGTCCAATTCGACACCCGCACGCGGCAGAAGAAAGTGATTGCTTTCCTGCATCCGTTCTATCAGCGCAAGTATGGCGTGAGTCTGCGGGGCACCTACAGTTCCGCCATCGATGAGAAAGGCGAGAAGCTGTACATCACCTGGAACGCCAGTCGGGGCAGCCGGGCATGGGATTGCTGTGCTTTGACGGTCGTTCACATTCCGCCGAGCGAACGTCCCTAG
- a CDS encoding CRTAC1 family protein — MRMPLTFVVWLLLLFLALPVLTLTGESSAGIEEKTPFIFEDVAESAGLWPALQGIRGHGAAWGDVNGDGWLDLIVGTFGGRPGDKPNLLFLNHKGRFRLDEQPVLRLVNRATGMVFADLDNDGDLDLYIGSMPQPKNKLRGCSLFRNDGGGKFTDISAGNGACPLAFGGRSVAVLDYDGDGLLDLLVGEDPIRGYNGSTTRSTRLFRNRGQLQFEDATQAAGIPADIPGYGVVAADFNNDTWPDIFIAANSGGNRLLLNDGRGKFRAADSQVFQAGWPDAGGAGGDNMICGVCAGDVNRDGLLDLYLGQHYAHPWVEPVANRLYLHRGLRHGLPSFEDVTTKAGLVPLPLKAPHVEIQDFDNDGWPDLYASLVTFADQRSHPLIYKGLGIRGGGDVRGDEVPSFRQYALGVNDFPTPQDRQVRNSAAFFARILREKKIIYMPAGPVADFDNDGRLDLFLPNWWAEAPSLLLRNATPGGHWLQVQCDFPKGPVNRQGIGCRIYVYPAGKLGQADAMLGCREIAVGFGYASGQPALAHFGLGSQEKVDLEILLPHGQGTLTRRNVPTDQRLVVRPE, encoded by the coding sequence ATGCGAATGCCTCTCACTTTCGTGGTCTGGCTCCTGCTTCTCTTTTTGGCCCTGCCGGTTCTGACCTTAACGGGGGAGTCTTCTGCGGGAATTGAGGAAAAAACTCCTTTCATCTTTGAGGATGTGGCGGAGAGCGCGGGTTTGTGGCCCGCTTTGCAGGGGATTCGGGGGCACGGGGCGGCGTGGGGCGATGTCAACGGCGATGGCTGGCTCGATCTGATCGTCGGCACCTTTGGCGGGCGCCCCGGCGACAAACCCAACCTGCTCTTCCTGAACCACAAGGGCCGCTTCCGCCTGGATGAACAGCCCGTCCTGCGCCTGGTCAATCGGGCCACGGGCATGGTATTCGCCGATCTGGACAATGACGGGGATCTCGATCTGTACATCGGCAGTATGCCCCAACCGAAGAACAAGCTCCGGGGATGTAGCCTGTTCCGCAATGACGGCGGGGGGAAGTTCACGGACATCTCGGCGGGCAACGGGGCCTGCCCGCTGGCGTTTGGAGGCCGCAGTGTCGCCGTGCTTGATTACGACGGGGACGGATTACTGGACCTGCTCGTCGGCGAAGATCCGATCCGCGGATACAACGGCTCGACGACACGGAGTACCCGGCTGTTCCGCAACCGGGGGCAGCTTCAGTTTGAAGATGCCACCCAAGCCGCCGGCATTCCTGCGGATATCCCTGGCTACGGCGTCGTGGCCGCTGACTTCAACAATGACACCTGGCCGGACATCTTCATTGCGGCCAACAGTGGCGGCAACCGGCTCTTGCTCAATGATGGCCGGGGCAAGTTTCGCGCCGCGGACTCCCAGGTCTTCCAGGCAGGCTGGCCCGATGCCGGAGGAGCCGGGGGCGACAACATGATCTGTGGCGTCTGTGCCGGTGATGTCAATCGCGATGGACTCTTAGACCTCTACCTCGGCCAGCATTATGCCCACCCCTGGGTCGAACCGGTCGCCAATCGCTTGTATTTGCACCGCGGCCTCCGCCACGGCCTGCCAAGCTTTGAAGATGTCACGACCAAAGCGGGTCTGGTCCCTCTGCCGCTGAAGGCTCCCCATGTCGAGATCCAGGACTTCGATAATGACGGCTGGCCAGACTTGTACGCCAGTCTGGTCACGTTTGCCGACCAGCGTTCGCATCCTTTGATCTATAAGGGCCTAGGTATTCGCGGTGGAGGTGATGTTCGTGGCGATGAGGTCCCTTCCTTCCGGCAGTACGCCCTGGGGGTCAACGATTTTCCCACTCCTCAGGATCGGCAAGTGCGTAATTCCGCTGCCTTCTTCGCCCGCATCCTCCGGGAGAAGAAGATCATCTACATGCCCGCCGGCCCTGTGGCGGACTTTGACAACGATGGCCGCTTGGACCTGTTCCTGCCCAACTGGTGGGCGGAAGCTCCCTCCTTGCTCCTGCGCAACGCCACGCCGGGGGGGCACTGGCTCCAAGTGCAGTGTGACTTCCCCAAGGGACCGGTCAATCGCCAAGGGATTGGCTGCCGCATCTATGTCTACCCCGCCGGCAAACTGGGACAGGCGGACGCCATGCTCGGTTGCCGGGAAATCGCTGTCGGCTTCGGATATGCTTCCGGCCAACCCGCGCTCGCCCATTTTGGCCTCGGCTCGCAGGAAAAGGTGGACCTCGAAATCCTCTTGCCGCATGGCCAGGGTACCCTGACACGCCGGAATGTGCCCACCGATCAACGCCTCGTAGTGCGGCCGGAGTAG